The Mucilaginibacter yixingensis genome window below encodes:
- a CDS encoding N-acetylneuraminate synthase family protein codes for MKDILQQKATRIQLLITDCDGVLTDGGVYYGANGEENKKFNMRDGMGVERLRKLAGIETAIITGEKSPSVVARAEKLNITELHLFAKNKPEVLRDIMTRLELKAEEVAYIGDDYNDAEVLKMVGLSAAPADALPGIRNMVDYVCHANGGDACFREFAELIIEAQTGANQGVPVKNGAVTLSNGRKIGAGEPCYIIAEIGINHNGSLEIAKQLIDEAVAAKADAVKFQKRTPEICVPKDQWEIMRDTPWGRMSYIDYKRKTEFGIAEYAAIDQYCKKLGIDWFVSPWDVNSVDFMEQLDTVIYKLASASLTDTALIEKILQTGRPLMLSTGMSTMNEIDTAMAFIHQYDPNYPVMVAHSTSAYPCKPEELNLRMIQTLEQKFPGIPVGYSGHETGLATTVGAVAMGATFVERHFTLDRAMWGSDHAASVEPQGLQRLVRDIRDVETAAGDGIKKVYESELAPMKRLRVNISAEYNEKFNA; via the coding sequence ATGAAAGACATCCTACAACAAAAAGCAACACGCATCCAGTTACTGATTACTGATTGTGATGGCGTACTAACCGATGGCGGCGTTTACTACGGCGCTAACGGCGAAGAAAATAAGAAGTTTAACATGCGCGATGGTATGGGCGTTGAGCGCCTGCGCAAACTGGCCGGCATAGAAACTGCTATCATCACCGGTGAGAAATCGCCGTCGGTAGTGGCCCGTGCCGAGAAACTGAACATTACCGAGCTGCACCTGTTTGCCAAAAACAAACCGGAAGTGCTGCGCGACATCATGACCCGCCTGGAACTGAAAGCCGAAGAAGTGGCTTACATTGGCGATGATTATAACGATGCTGAAGTATTGAAAATGGTAGGCCTCTCTGCCGCTCCGGCTGATGCGCTGCCAGGCATCCGCAATATGGTTGATTATGTTTGTCACGCTAACGGTGGCGATGCCTGCTTCCGCGAGTTTGCCGAGCTGATTATTGAAGCGCAAACCGGCGCTAACCAGGGCGTGCCTGTTAAAAATGGCGCGGTTACCCTGAGCAACGGCCGCAAGATTGGTGCAGGCGAGCCTTGCTATATCATTGCCGAGATCGGCATCAATCACAATGGCTCGTTAGAGATTGCCAAACAACTGATTGACGAGGCCGTTGCTGCCAAGGCCGACGCGGTTAAATTCCAGAAACGTACGCCTGAAATTTGCGTACCTAAAGACCAATGGGAAATTATGCGCGATACCCCTTGGGGCCGTATGAGTTATATTGACTACAAACGCAAAACCGAGTTTGGCATTGCCGAGTATGCAGCTATCGACCAATACTGTAAAAAACTGGGGATCGACTGGTTTGTATCGCCCTGGGATGTAAACTCTGTTGATTTTATGGAGCAGCTGGATACCGTGATCTACAAACTGGCTTCAGCATCGCTGACTGATACTGCATTGATCGAGAAAATCCTGCAAACCGGTCGCCCGCTAATGTTATCTACCGGTATGTCTACCATGAATGAGATTGATACCGCTATGGCTTTTATTCATCAGTATGATCCTAACTACCCGGTAATGGTAGCGCACTCCACCTCGGCTTACCCTTGTAAACCGGAGGAACTGAACCTGCGTATGATCCAGACGCTGGAGCAGAAATTCCCGGGCATTCCGGTGGGCTACTCTGGTCACGAGACCGGTTTGGCTACCACTGTTGGCGCCGTAGCTATGGGTGCAACCTTTGTGGAAAGACACTTTACGTTGGATCGTGCCATGTGGGGCTCTGACCATGCTGCTTCTGTGGAGCCGCAAGGCCTGCAACGCCTGGTGCGCGACATCCGCGACGTGGAAACCGCCGCAGGCGACGGGATCAAAAAAGTTTATGAGAGCGAGCTGGCGCCAATGAAACGCCTGCGCGTAAACATCAGCGCAGAGTATAACGAAAAATTTAATGCATAA
- a CDS encoding RagB/SusD family nutrient uptake outer membrane protein — translation MKKIINCVLAVSLLVFAQSCSLQEVNPSSVTSDKYFVTQDSYEELVSETYRYLRPLLQNTSHMWYGTDMYDRTGVVDDTQLPLNDYTTFTGNESQGWWTDNYNVITKANTALSRGAAIKGNIDPKLYATRTGELLALRAYAYFNLVESFGGVPIITSEVTEATYNFTRSSEEDVYKQIVSDLNQALTLLPADPSDYGRVAQAMAQHLLGKVLLTRSYKSYAQSTDLANAVSALQVAMSKSTLSTWDALFGDQYSTAGNKEVIFAVRYSSVDANNKNGNNLYQQFKFWTDRFPGGALAAPYWRQDASYQPTSYVFNLYAANDYRASERFLQRHIVAAANATGPNGAIKTGDNVIYLPRVAMSPAEITAYEAANKPTYYVVNPDQYHTFFGSNVIYPIIWKFYDPTVVVYTNSGVDPQGHRDTYIFRRAETMLLLAEAYIKQGQGALATGLINELRQRAKLTGADLLTGNATISDVLDESARELFGESNRWMDLKRTGTLLTRAAQYNAFTAHNHTGGAIDAKYLLRPIPVTEIVRSPTLTQNPGYPSK, via the coding sequence ATGAAAAAGATAATTAACTGTGTACTGGCTGTTTCGTTGCTGGTATTCGCTCAGTCGTGCAGCCTGCAGGAGGTTAACCCTTCGTCGGTAACGAGCGACAAGTATTTCGTCACTCAAGACTCGTATGAGGAGCTGGTAAGCGAAACGTACAGATACCTGCGCCCATTATTGCAAAACACCTCGCACATGTGGTATGGTACAGACATGTATGATCGTACAGGAGTGGTAGATGACACCCAATTGCCTCTTAACGATTACACCACATTTACTGGTAACGAGAGCCAGGGCTGGTGGACTGATAACTACAACGTGATCACCAAAGCCAACACGGCCCTGTCTCGCGGAGCGGCTATAAAAGGTAACATAGACCCTAAGCTATACGCTACCCGCACCGGCGAATTACTTGCCCTGCGCGCTTATGCCTATTTTAACTTGGTAGAATCATTTGGCGGTGTGCCGATTATTACGAGCGAAGTGACCGAGGCTACCTACAATTTCACCCGTTCATCCGAAGAGGACGTGTATAAGCAAATTGTGAGTGACCTTAATCAGGCCCTCACCCTGTTACCGGCCGACCCAAGCGACTATGGACGCGTAGCGCAGGCCATGGCTCAGCACCTGCTTGGCAAAGTGTTGCTTACACGCAGCTATAAATCGTACGCGCAATCAACTGATCTGGCAAACGCCGTTAGCGCGCTGCAAGTTGCCATGAGCAAATCAACACTTTCTACATGGGATGCACTCTTCGGCGATCAATATTCAACTGCCGGCAATAAAGAAGTCATCTTTGCGGTACGTTATTCCAGCGTTGATGCGAATAACAAAAATGGCAACAACCTTTACCAACAGTTCAAGTTTTGGACCGACAGATTTCCGGGTGGAGCGCTGGCAGCGCCGTACTGGCGCCAGGATGCCTCTTATCAGCCTACATCTTACGTTTTCAACCTCTACGCGGCCAATGATTACCGGGCGTCTGAGCGATTTTTGCAAAGACACATTGTGGCTGCTGCCAATGCAACAGGCCCCAATGGCGCAATCAAAACAGGCGATAACGTAATCTATCTGCCGCGCGTGGCAATGAGCCCTGCCGAGATCACCGCTTATGAGGCTGCCAACAAGCCAACGTATTATGTGGTAAATCCAGATCAGTATCATACTTTTTTTGGTTCGAATGTGATCTATCCAATCATCTGGAAATTCTATGACCCTACGGTAGTAGTTTATACCAACTCTGGTGTAGACCCGCAAGGTCACCGCGATACCTATATCTTCCGTCGTGCCGAAACCATGCTGCTGCTGGCCGAAGCTTATATTAAACAAGGACAGGGGGCATTAGCAACCGGCTTGATCAATGAATTGCGCCAAAGAGCCAAGCTTACCGGTGCTGACCTGCTGACAGGCAACGCCACGATATCAGACGTGCTCGATGAATCTGCCCGTGAACTGTTCGGTGAGTCAAACCGCTGGATGGATCTTAAGCGTACCGGCACGCTGCTTACCCGCGCTGCGCAATACAACGCGTTCACCGCTCACAATCATACCGGCGGCGCCATTGATGCCAAGTACTTATTACGCCCTATCCCGGTAACGGAGATTGTGCGTAGCCCAACACTAACACAAAACCCTGGCTATCCTAGTAAATAA
- a CDS encoding TonB-dependent receptor produces the protein MKLIIVLTMIALQVSARSLAQKITLNKTNASLELVFDDIRNQSGYDFFYNLRLIKTAKPVTINVKDAELEDVLTQIFSNQPLTYTIAKDEKAVVVKERKGPTPPHKVTGKVVDEQGITLIGVVVKCKANNATVITDKDGNFGITVPNDNATLVFSYVGYKTRELLADQANLAITMQPDASALNEVVVVGYGTQKRTDLTGSLSSVSNDKIVATHFNNAVQALAGQLPGVDIVTNSTKPGGGFDISIRGQNTIKSGTDLSAINPPLYVLDGIYVSSINDISPTDIERIDVLKDASSTAIYGSRGANGVIIVTTKKGKQGRSSVEYTGSGSISTAMNLPHFTNADEWVQYRIDRSKGQNYTNPNYQPDLQQLLGTAAYNNYVAGKSISWPDQILKTSYSQSHAVSVNGSAEKLTYSLGAAYNSENGEIDGDGYNRYNLNASLGKQINNTLKIGATIYTAYEITKQASPETFRTIYRLNPLSDKFNADGSLKFYPDGITTITNPFLEEKNRHTQANNTHTFGNVYLEAKPLTWLKFTTTFAPDISHAEGASYIGSMTKTGAGALANSSAQYQAGRTVKYTWDNLLQADKTFGDHTVNFLLGSSYYKSAIMNSAEAARAFPTDAYDWYNLGAGTMSSMSTAYTQEQLDSYFGRLNYDYKGRYLLTATGRTDGSSKLAEGHKWAFFPSAAAAWRISEEDFLKDNTVLSNLKLRFSYGVSGNNGVSPYSSYPTVANARYLFGTSSVVNTSSITRFANKNLTWERTNEFNLGVDFELFKGRIGGTIDLYNRRTNGIIMNRVMSVLNGFTSLTDNVGSVNNKGIEIALNTVNIKTDNFSWNTSLNFASNSNKIVSLSDGSTRDEANGWFVGQPVGVVWTYDQVGYWGENEAAEAKKYGLAPGSIKIRDIDNSGTINNADKVFKGSLFPKWTGGITNNFTYKNVDLAFTVTTRQGQYSYSQFHGSYSLEDNENFNVLKLNYWTPQNPGGTWVRPGVPSGPMEVLYYQKTSYVRVGYINAGYNLPKNLIGRLGLSKLRVFASCQNPFIFTDYVGWDPENAGKDTQTYGYTMTRKFMFGLNLAF, from the coding sequence ATGAAACTCATCATCGTGCTAACAATGATTGCGCTGCAGGTTAGTGCGCGCAGTCTGGCACAAAAAATCACCTTAAACAAAACCAATGCATCGCTTGAACTGGTGTTTGACGACATCAGGAACCAAAGCGGATATGACTTTTTTTATAACCTGCGGTTAATCAAAACCGCTAAACCGGTTACCATAAACGTAAAAGACGCAGAGCTGGAAGACGTTCTGACGCAAATTTTCAGTAATCAACCTTTAACCTACACCATTGCTAAAGACGAAAAGGCGGTGGTGGTAAAAGAAAGAAAAGGCCCAACGCCACCACATAAAGTTACCGGCAAGGTGGTTGACGAACAAGGTATTACGCTAATTGGCGTAGTAGTAAAATGCAAAGCCAACAATGCCACCGTGATAACCGATAAAGACGGAAACTTTGGCATTACGGTACCTAATGATAATGCAACGCTGGTTTTTTCGTACGTAGGTTACAAAACGCGTGAACTACTGGCAGATCAGGCTAACCTGGCCATCACCATGCAGCCGGATGCTTCTGCATTGAACGAGGTTGTAGTTGTGGGTTACGGTACACAGAAACGTACCGACCTTACCGGTTCACTAAGCTCTGTATCTAACGATAAGATTGTAGCTACACACTTTAACAACGCCGTGCAGGCGCTGGCCGGTCAGTTGCCGGGTGTAGACATTGTAACCAATAGCACCAAGCCGGGTGGTGGTTTCGATATCTCTATCCGCGGACAGAATACCATTAAATCGGGTACAGATTTAAGTGCCATCAATCCGCCCCTGTATGTATTAGATGGTATCTATGTTAGCTCTATCAATGATATCTCGCCTACAGACATTGAGCGGATTGACGTATTGAAGGATGCTTCTTCAACAGCCATCTATGGTTCGCGCGGGGCAAATGGTGTAATTATTGTTACCACCAAAAAAGGGAAGCAAGGCAGAAGTTCTGTAGAATATACAGGCTCGGGTAGCATTAGTACGGCCATGAACCTGCCGCACTTTACCAATGCCGATGAGTGGGTACAGTATCGTATAGACCGCAGTAAAGGACAAAATTATACCAACCCCAACTACCAGCCAGACTTGCAGCAGTTGCTGGGCACGGCGGCATATAACAATTATGTAGCAGGCAAATCTATTAGCTGGCCGGATCAGATCCTGAAGACGTCGTACTCGCAATCGCATGCAGTGAGCGTGAATGGCAGTGCCGAAAAGCTTACTTACAGCCTGGGTGCGGCATACAATTCTGAAAATGGTGAAATTGATGGCGATGGCTATAACCGCTACAACCTGAATGCATCGCTTGGCAAACAGATCAACAACACATTGAAGATAGGAGCCACCATCTATACGGCATACGAAATTACCAAGCAGGCCAGTCCCGAAACCTTCCGTACCATTTATCGCCTTAATCCGCTATCTGATAAGTTTAATGCAGACGGCTCGCTTAAGTTCTATCCTGACGGAATAACAACCATTACCAACCCTTTCTTAGAAGAAAAGAACAGGCACACCCAAGCCAACAACACGCATACTTTTGGAAACGTGTACCTGGAGGCAAAACCACTGACGTGGTTGAAGTTCACCACCACCTTTGCACCCGATATCAGCCATGCAGAAGGCGCCTCATACATCGGGTCGATGACCAAAACCGGCGCAGGTGCGCTGGCCAACAGCAGTGCCCAATACCAGGCCGGACGCACGGTAAAATATACCTGGGATAACTTGTTGCAGGCCGATAAAACCTTTGGCGATCATACGGTAAACTTCCTTTTGGGTTCGTCTTATTATAAATCAGCCATCATGAATTCGGCCGAGGCGGCAAGAGCATTCCCTACCGACGCTTATGATTGGTATAACCTGGGTGCAGGTACCATGTCTTCCATGTCTACCGCCTATACCCAAGAACAATTGGATTCATATTTCGGACGTTTGAACTATGACTATAAAGGCCGTTACCTCTTAACCGCTACAGGGCGTACAGACGGTAGCTCTAAACTGGCCGAAGGGCACAAATGGGCATTCTTCCCATCAGCAGCCGCTGCCTGGAGAATTTCTGAAGAAGACTTTTTGAAAGATAATACCGTGCTGTCTAACCTGAAATTGCGCTTTAGCTATGGTGTATCGGGCAATAATGGTGTGTCGCCTTATAGCAGTTATCCAACGGTAGCCAATGCCAGGTACCTTTTTGGCACCTCAAGCGTGGTAAACACATCGTCTATAACGCGCTTTGCAAATAAAAACCTCACCTGGGAACGAACTAACGAGTTTAACCTTGGTGTAGACTTTGAACTTTTCAAAGGAAGAATCGGTGGAACGATTGATCTGTACAACCGCCGCACCAACGGTATTATTATGAACAGGGTAATGTCTGTACTTAACGGGTTTACCAGTTTGACAGATAATGTGGGTTCGGTTAACAACAAGGGTATTGAAATTGCCTTGAACACCGTGAACATTAAAACCGATAACTTCTCATGGAATACATCGCTCAACTTTGCCTCTAACAGCAATAAAATTGTAAGTCTTTCTGACGGTTCTACCCGCGATGAGGCCAACGGCTGGTTTGTGGGGCAACCTGTAGGTGTTGTATGGACATACGATCAGGTTGGTTATTGGGGCGAAAACGAGGCTGCAGAAGCTAAGAAATACGGTCTGGCGCCTGGTAGTATCAAAATACGCGATATTGATAACAGCGGCACCATCAACAATGCCGATAAGGTATTCAAAGGCTCACTTTTCCCTAAATGGACAGGAGGTATCACCAATAACTTTACTTACAAAAATGTAGATCTGGCATTTACGGTGACCACACGCCAGGGGCAATATTCCTATTCGCAGTTCCATGGATCGTACTCGCTGGAGGACAACGAGAATTTCAACGTGCTGAAGCTCAACTACTGGACACCGCAAAACCCCGGTGGTACCTGGGTGCGCCCCGGTGTGCCTTCCGGCCCGATGGAAGTGTTGTATTACCAGAAGACTTCATACGTAAGGGTGGGCTACATCAATGCTGGCTACAACCTGCCTAAGAACCTGATTGGCAGATTAGGGCTTAGCAAGCTGCGCGTATTTGCTTCGTGTCAAAACCCCTTCATCTTTACCGATTATGTAGGCTGGGATCCGGAAAACGCAGGCAAAGACACGCAGACTTACGGCTATACGATGACGCGTAAGTTTATGTTCGGACTCAATTTAGCGTTTTAA
- a CDS encoding cold-shock protein, with protein sequence MMQGTVKFFNQTKGFGFIVPNDGGAEIFVHSSGLIDNIRENDVVNYDVEQGRKGPNAVNVKVA encoded by the coding sequence ATAATGCAAGGAACAGTTAAATTTTTCAATCAAACAAAGGGTTTTGGCTTTATTGTGCCAAATGATGGCGGTGCCGAAATCTTTGTTCATTCTTCAGGTCTGATCGATAACATTCGTGAAAACGATGTTGTAAATTATGATGTGGAGCAGGGCCGTAAAGGACCAAACGCGGTAAATGTAAAAGTAGCTTAA
- a CDS encoding FecR family protein, whose product MLEKDLVQLLHQESFLNYCFGRDDHDVRHWKQWVEEHPEDALQIEELRRTVMMMAKTSQEMLRDRHFEELQQKMAGVPMLPAKKKSFWKISYAAAAAVLIMAAGVALFYLRGENRVQNNVIAQKKEIKPGSNKAILTLANGKKIVLTDSVNGQIAVQAGIKISKTAQGQIIYELSDSGVGDNASAPVFNTVEAPTGGQWEVVLPDRSKVWLNARSSLTYPTYFAGNERRVALKGEAYFEITHNETMPFRVTSKTQTVEVLGTHFNIMAYDNEQLMKTTLLQGSVRISDHGRTRILVPGEQAQVSDGALQVTSDVDIEDVVSWKNGYFKFNESLESIMRKVARWYDVDVVYANNTDPSVRFGGKISRYKNLASALKIMELTGNIHFKVEGRRVTVMQ is encoded by the coding sequence ATGCTTGAAAAAGACCTCGTGCAATTACTCCATCAGGAGAGCTTTCTGAACTATTGTTTCGGACGGGACGATCATGATGTGAGGCATTGGAAGCAATGGGTGGAAGAACATCCCGAAGATGCGTTGCAGATTGAAGAACTGAGACGGACGGTGATGATGATGGCCAAAACATCGCAGGAAATGCTGCGCGATCGGCATTTTGAAGAGCTACAGCAAAAAATGGCCGGCGTACCGATGCTGCCGGCAAAGAAAAAATCATTCTGGAAAATATCATATGCCGCTGCAGCAGCTGTGCTCATCATGGCAGCTGGCGTTGCGCTTTTTTACCTGCGCGGTGAAAATCGGGTGCAAAATAATGTCATCGCTCAAAAAAAGGAGATCAAGCCGGGCAGTAATAAGGCCATCCTCACACTGGCCAACGGCAAGAAGATCGTTTTAACAGATTCTGTTAACGGACAGATTGCGGTGCAGGCCGGTATTAAGATCAGTAAGACCGCTCAGGGTCAAATAATTTATGAATTATCTGATAGTGGAGTGGGGGATAACGCCTCGGCCCCCGTATTTAACACGGTGGAAGCGCCTACCGGCGGACAGTGGGAGGTGGTTTTGCCAGATCGTTCTAAAGTTTGGCTCAATGCCCGGTCAAGCCTTACCTATCCAACATATTTTGCCGGCAATGAACGCCGGGTAGCACTAAAGGGCGAAGCTTATTTTGAAATTACCCATAACGAAACAATGCCCTTCAGGGTAACCAGCAAAACACAAACGGTGGAAGTGCTAGGCACACATTTCAATATTATGGCTTATGATAATGAGCAGTTGATGAAAACCACGCTGCTACAAGGCTCAGTAAGGATTTCAGATCATGGCCGCACACGCATACTGGTTCCGGGAGAGCAGGCCCAGGTTAGCGATGGAGCCCTGCAGGTAACCAGTGATGTAGACATAGAAGATGTGGTATCCTGGAAAAATGGCTATTTCAAGTTTAATGAAAGCCTGGAAAGCATAATGCGCAAGGTGGCACGCTGGTATGACGTGGATGTTGTTTACGCCAACAATACAGATCCGTCGGTACGTTTTGGTGGCAAGATATCGCGCTACAAAAACCTAGCATCCGCGCTGAAAATAATGGAGTTAACCGGAAATATTCACTTTAAAGTTGAAGGAAGGAGGGTTACCGTTATGCAGTAA
- a CDS encoding CehA/McbA family metallohydrolase — MYKNIRTVFALLAMIGAGNMVSAQQKIAKDHVNPWIKPLPPLPPIASLTEGEWMKGDLHVHSSYSSEGGYDPQRHPISKIKAFAKSVGFGFIGITDHDNHVLGNTANNTWADTAFKSDNSLLMLYGAEWTTTRGHGNTFSATPYDHQKFYDVRDQRDADIAKVKKELGIHLSANHPAGPKDHFGFSYDLVDAMEVWNSCLWTKNANSNLIWEDMLSSGRRITGRGGSDVHRPSDVNYIGTPTTWVFAAKHTSQGVVDALLNGRVSVSANPYAPRVEFFADINQDGKMDMMMGDNAKAEGKPVKFRVELKGNVKADSTYTIHVIKNGSDFGDYKMQGKNPVVEFSDSPRAIQRSYYRLTVEGPSTDYPEVPKSAKVTGNMVALSNPIYFNFDPKF, encoded by the coding sequence ATGTACAAAAATATTCGCACCGTATTTGCACTGCTGGCCATGATTGGCGCTGGCAACATGGTATCTGCACAACAAAAAATAGCAAAAGATCATGTTAACCCATGGATTAAGCCGCTGCCCCCGCTGCCTCCAATTGCCAGCCTTACTGAAGGCGAATGGATGAAAGGCGACCTGCACGTTCACTCCAGCTACAGCTCTGAGGGCGGCTATGATCCGCAGCGTCACCCTATCTCAAAAATTAAAGCTTTTGCAAAATCTGTAGGTTTCGGTTTTATCGGTATTACCGATCATGATAATCACGTTCTGGGTAATACGGCGAACAATACCTGGGCCGACACCGCCTTTAAGTCTGACAACTCTTTGCTGATGCTTTACGGCGCTGAGTGGACCACCACCCGCGGTCATGGTAATACTTTTTCTGCCACACCTTACGATCACCAGAAGTTTTATGACGTGCGCGATCAGCGCGATGCGGACATTGCCAAGGTGAAAAAAGAGCTGGGTATCCACCTGTCAGCCAATCACCCGGCCGGCCCTAAAGATCACTTCGGTTTTTCTTATGACCTGGTTGACGCTATGGAAGTTTGGAACTCATGCCTGTGGACCAAAAATGCCAACTCAAACCTGATTTGGGAAGATATGCTGTCATCAGGCCGCAGAATTACCGGCCGTGGCGGTAGCGATGTGCACCGTCCAAGTGATGTAAATTACATTGGTACGCCAACCACCTGGGTGTTTGCCGCCAAACACACCTCGCAAGGCGTGGTAGATGCATTGCTGAACGGTCGTGTTTCTGTAAGCGCAAACCCTTACGCACCACGCGTTGAGTTTTTTGCCGACATTAACCAGGATGGTAAAATGGATATGATGATGGGCGACAATGCCAAAGCAGAAGGTAAACCGGTGAAATTCCGTGTGGAGCTGAAAGGTAATGTAAAGGCCGATAGCACTTACACTATTCACGTAATTAAAAACGGCAGCGACTTTGGCGACTATAAAATGCAGGGTAAAAACCCGGTAGTAGAGTTTAGCGACTCGCCGAGAGCCATCCAGCGCAGCTATTACCGCTTAACGGTAGAAGGCCCGTCAACCGATTACCCGGAGGTTCCTAAATCTGCAAAAGTAACCGGTAACATGGTAGCCCTGTCAAATCCAATTTATTTCAACTTCGATCCGAAGTTTTAA
- a CDS encoding cold-shock protein: protein MGRSNETFSKKEKEKKRLKKQQNKKDKTEERKASSSKGKSLEDMMAYVDADGNITSTPPDLHNKRKEIALEDIQLGAAKQIAMPEDAVRKGVVTLFNEQKGFGFIRDEISRESIFVHVSDVTGIIRENDRVTYEPSRGQKGPAAIKVAKI from the coding sequence ATGGGTAGATCCAACGAAACATTTAGTAAAAAAGAAAAAGAGAAAAAACGGCTGAAAAAACAGCAGAACAAAAAGGACAAAACCGAAGAGCGAAAAGCCAGTTCATCAAAAGGTAAAAGCCTGGAAGATATGATGGCTTACGTTGACGCAGATGGTAACATCACCAGCACGCCGCCTGATTTACACAACAAAAGAAAAGAGATTGCGCTGGAAGATATTCAGCTTGGTGCTGCTAAACAGATTGCCATGCCTGAAGATGCTGTACGCAAAGGAGTCGTTACGTTGTTCAACGAGCAAAAGGGGTTTGGCTTTATCCGCGATGAGATCAGCAGGGAAAGTATATTCGTCCATGTAAGCGATGTAACCGGCATCATCCGTGAAAATGACCGCGTGACCTATGAGCCCAGCAGAGGCCAGAAAGGGCCTGCTGCCATTAAAGTAGCCAAGATTTAA
- a CDS encoding multidrug efflux SMR transporter has product MAWIFLIIAAAFEAAWTFSLKLMKFSQLKTLQWHTFYLPAGLYIWLPFAGYIIFGVGNIYFFSLAIKNVPTAVAYAVWTAVTLVLIKVSEITFMQQRISYHEIFFMLLIMGGIIGLKYYAPAAQ; this is encoded by the coding sequence GTGGCCTGGATTTTTCTCATCATTGCCGCCGCCTTTGAGGCCGCCTGGACATTCTCTTTAAAGCTGATGAAATTCAGCCAACTCAAAACCCTGCAATGGCACACCTTTTACCTGCCAGCAGGTTTATACATCTGGCTACCTTTTGCGGGCTACATCATCTTCGGGGTGGGCAATATCTACTTTTTCTCGCTCGCCATTAAAAACGTACCCACCGCCGTAGCCTACGCCGTATGGACGGCCGTAACGCTGGTACTCATCAAAGTATCAGAGATCACCTTTATGCAGCAACGCATCTCCTATCATGAGATTTTTTTCATGCTGCTGATTATGGGCGGGATTATTGGCTTGAAGTATTACGCGCCAGCGGCGCAGTAG
- a CDS encoding sterol desaturase family protein — protein MHKLDTESICSIILFSWMAIIIAWERIAPYRKGLPFFREGFWIDFVWYTLIQSFFLKIIIFDYIIQPLSRHLDLSQIQFVKDWPVWTQVLFFLVTHDLYIYSFHRLQHASKFLWRTHEAHHSGKEVDFLAGSRSHVMEIIINQTIEFAPIILLGAAPEVVPIKAMLDAVFGMFIHANINVKLGKWKYFFNSPELHLWHHANYQEVFHANFSTKFSVWDHLFGTVYDPGHPPGNLPENWGLPYDYPRDYFLQHAFSVKRFDERRFLKNPLFRWYYNLRPNLMKLLGISKNKATQPAPLVTQPVAAPVPVLEEQQA, from the coding sequence ATGCATAAGCTGGATACAGAAAGCATTTGCTCTATTATCCTTTTCAGTTGGATGGCGATCATCATCGCGTGGGAACGCATCGCACCATACCGTAAAGGGCTACCGTTCTTCAGGGAGGGGTTTTGGATTGATTTTGTGTGGTACACACTCATCCAAAGCTTTTTCCTGAAGATCATCATCTTTGATTACATCATCCAGCCACTGAGCCGCCACCTGGACCTGTCCCAAATTCAGTTTGTAAAAGACTGGCCCGTGTGGACCCAGGTGCTGTTCTTCCTGGTGACGCATGATCTGTATATCTACTCGTTTCATCGCCTGCAACACGCCAGCAAATTCCTATGGCGCACGCATGAGGCACACCACTCGGGCAAAGAGGTTGATTTTTTGGCAGGCTCGCGCTCGCATGTAATGGAGATCATCATCAACCAAACCATTGAGTTTGCGCCCATCATTCTGTTGGGTGCTGCACCAGAGGTGGTACCGATCAAAGCAATGCTGGATGCTGTTTTCGGCATGTTCATCCACGCTAACATCAATGTAAAACTGGGTAAGTGGAAATACTTCTTCAATTCGCCCGAGCTGCATTTATGGCACCATGCTAATTACCAGGAAGTATTTCACGCCAACTTTTCTACCAAGTTTTCAGTTTGGGACCATCTGTTTGGTACTGTGTATGATCCCGGTCACCCGCCGGGTAATTTACCGGAGAACTGGGGGTTGCCGTATGATTATCCGCGTGATTATTTTCTGCAGCACGCCTTCTCGGTAAAACGGTTTGACGAGCGTCGGTTCCTTAAAAACCCGCTGTTCAGGTGGTATTATAACCTGCGCCCAAATCTGATGAAGTTATTGGGTATCAGTAAAAATAAAGCCACACAGCCGGCCCCTTTGGTAACACAACCTGTTGCAGCCCCTGTACCCGTATTAGAAGAACAACAAGCATAA